One window from the genome of Nitrosospira multiformis encodes:
- the galU gene encoding UTP--glucose-1-phosphate uridylyltransferase GalU: MPKITKAVFPVAGMGTRFLPATKASPKEMMPIVDKPLIQYAVDEAIAAGITEMIFITGRNKRAIEDHFDKAYEMETELEARGRHETLKILRSILPKNISCIYIRQSEALGLGHAVLCARPAVGNEPFAVLLADDLLVGDEPIMQQMTGVYEQNGCSILAVQNVEPADTVNYGIVRCGPGMNRLHPITGMVEKPAPEKAPSTLGVVGRYILTPKIFNHLEQIEPGAGGEIQLTDGIASLLQEERALAYEFSGIRYDCGTKIGYLKATIALALTHPGVGREFAQYLDTYGRRNPSA; encoded by the coding sequence ATGCCAAAAATAACCAAGGCCGTTTTCCCCGTAGCAGGTATGGGTACCCGTTTTCTGCCAGCCACCAAGGCCAGTCCCAAGGAAATGATGCCTATCGTGGATAAACCGCTGATTCAGTATGCGGTGGATGAAGCCATTGCGGCGGGCATTACAGAAATGATTTTCATCACGGGACGTAACAAGCGCGCAATCGAAGATCACTTCGATAAGGCTTACGAAATGGAAACGGAGCTGGAAGCACGGGGCAGGCATGAGACGCTGAAAATACTGCGAAGCATTCTGCCGAAAAATATTTCCTGCATCTATATCCGGCAGTCGGAAGCCCTGGGATTGGGCCATGCGGTATTGTGCGCGCGTCCTGCGGTGGGTAACGAGCCGTTCGCGGTGCTGCTGGCAGACGACTTGCTGGTTGGTGATGAGCCAATCATGCAGCAGATGACCGGGGTATATGAACAAAACGGCTGTTCGATACTGGCCGTGCAAAATGTCGAACCGGCAGACACGGTGAATTACGGTATCGTGAGATGCGGGCCGGGAATGAATAGGCTTCATCCTATTACAGGTATGGTGGAAAAACCTGCACCTGAAAAAGCACCCTCGACCCTGGGCGTGGTGGGCCGTTATATTCTCACGCCGAAAATCTTTAATCATCTGGAACAAATCGAACCGGGTGCAGGTGGAGAAATTCAGTTGACTGACGGCATAGCGTCGCTGTTACAGGAAGAACGGGCGCTTGCTTACGAATTCTCCGGAATCCGTTATGACTGTGGAACCAAGATAGGTTATCTCAAGGCGACTATCGCGCTGGCGCTTACGCATCCCGGAGTAGGCAGGGAGTTTGCGCAATATCTGGATACGTACGGCCGTCGCAATCCCTCTGCATGA
- a CDS encoding cell division protein ZipA C-terminal FtsZ-binding domain-containing protein, which yields MSELQISLIAIGFVVVLGVVFFNWMQQRRYRRGAEEAFARKHEDILLKTKADASVADDERVEPQLGKELLRELQGEPGGGPEPVEITEPDLNVTSVAAIPDGSSVTSAGSATSADSTISAGLIASANSTTSISSATSHEQTPASHVHVVDAVDYIANIRAKTFIADAELAEVLQRKFDFSKPVRWLGQRTVESSWEEITIETLGKGGYISLRGCLQLADRAGPVSEVSLSEFQDMVQNFATRVNAVADCPNARQAYAQALSLDQFCAEVDVMIGINIISRDNSVFTGAKIQVLAEASGFKLGANGVFSSRDENNALLFSLNNHESSPFLPDSMRTVTTHGITFLLDVPRVANGENIFDEMMHLAGIFSDTLGGIMVDDNHMPLSDSGIGKIRQQLSAIQSMMLARRIPAGGEIALRLFA from the coding sequence ATGAGCGAATTGCAGATCAGCCTGATTGCCATTGGTTTCGTGGTGGTGCTCGGTGTGGTTTTCTTTAACTGGATGCAGCAGCGGCGCTACCGCCGGGGCGCGGAAGAAGCCTTCGCACGCAAACATGAAGATATACTGTTAAAGACAAAGGCGGATGCCTCAGTCGCGGACGATGAACGGGTCGAACCGCAACTCGGTAAGGAATTATTGCGGGAATTGCAGGGAGAGCCGGGCGGAGGACCTGAACCGGTGGAAATTACGGAGCCGGATCTGAACGTTACCTCCGTAGCGGCCATACCAGATGGCTCTTCGGTTACGTCGGCTGGTTCGGCCACGTCAGCCGATTCGACCATATCAGCCGGTTTGATCGCATCAGCCAACTCAACCACCTCAATCAGTTCGGCCACCTCGCATGAACAGACGCCTGCCAGTCATGTTCATGTTGTGGATGCGGTCGATTATATCGCTAACATCCGTGCCAAAACATTCATCGCAGATGCGGAACTGGCAGAGGTATTACAGCGGAAATTCGATTTCAGCAAACCGGTGCGATGGCTGGGGCAAAGAACTGTAGAGTCGTCTTGGGAAGAAATCACGATAGAGACCCTTGGTAAGGGTGGCTATATTAGCTTGAGGGGCTGCCTGCAACTTGCCGATCGTGCCGGTCCTGTGAGCGAAGTAAGCTTATCCGAGTTCCAGGACATGGTGCAAAACTTCGCGACGCGCGTGAATGCGGTTGCGGACTGTCCCAATGCTCGCCAGGCATACGCGCAGGCATTATCGCTGGACCAATTCTGCGCGGAAGTGGATGTCATGATAGGCATCAACATTATCAGCAGGGATAATAGTGTATTTACCGGTGCCAAGATCCAGGTTTTAGCGGAAGCATCGGGTTTCAAACTGGGGGCCAATGGTGTGTTCAGTTCCCGCGACGAAAACAACGCTTTATTGTTTTCCCTCAATAATCATGAATCCTCTCCATTTCTTCCCGATAGCATGCGAACGGTTACTACTCATGGCATTACTTTTCTGCTTGACGTGCCCCGTGTGGCAAACGGCGAAAATATTTTTGATGAGATGATGCATCTCGCCGGGATTTTCTCTGACACCCTGGGGGGTATTATGGTCGATGATAATCATATGCCCCTGAGTGATAGCGGTATTGGCAAAATCAGACAACAGTTGAGTGCCATTCAATCCATGATGCTGGCACGCAGGATTCCGGCCGGCGGCGAGATTGCGTTGAGGCTGTTTGCGTGA
- a CDS encoding transglycosylase SLT domain-containing protein — translation MPLAGSPQIQQSIAFLVVSLALATANVTAYGANPAERPISQSIPAEAHEKFEDTPIAESKIDVLSEETNESDDSAAVIPAPPGDLWERIRSGFAMAEMDSDEVRNGEDFYVNNPKYVKRIIERSKRYLFHIVEEVERRRMPAEIALLPIIESAFNPKAYSRSHASGIWQFIPSTGKNYGLKQNWWHDDRRDIVAATRAALDYLQNLYSMFGDWELALASYNWGEGAVGRSLMKNRDNGLPMDFRNIKLPPETQSYVPRLIAIKNIISNPAIFGIELESVPNQPYFEEVPATRHMDVKLAANLADISVDEFNALNPAHNRPVINVDGSRILLLPVDKVDIFTENLRNHDKPLVSWQAYQAKKGETAEKISVRYGISVQRLKEINDINGHSRIMPGQTLLVPFNGRADGADISIMNNKPVAPRIFERDFVYTVKKGDALFGIAQRYGVTVAQIKAWNDGTERLLIGQKLVLKHTPFDRTPLRSSEKSALPAKKSM, via the coding sequence ATGCCACTAGCCGGAAGCCCGCAAATACAACAATCCATAGCGTTCCTGGTTGTCAGCCTGGCGCTGGCAACCGCAAATGTTACAGCATATGGGGCGAATCCCGCTGAACGGCCAATTTCTCAATCTATCCCGGCGGAAGCACACGAAAAATTCGAAGATACTCCCATCGCAGAAAGCAAAATTGACGTACTCTCCGAAGAAACGAACGAATCAGACGATTCCGCCGCCGTAATACCCGCGCCTCCAGGCGATTTATGGGAGCGTATACGCAGCGGTTTCGCCATGGCTGAAATGGATAGCGATGAGGTGCGCAATGGGGAGGATTTCTACGTCAATAACCCCAAATACGTAAAACGCATTATTGAACGCAGTAAACGCTACCTGTTTCATATTGTTGAGGAGGTGGAGCGCCGCCGCATGCCCGCCGAGATCGCTTTGCTGCCTATTATTGAAAGCGCTTTCAATCCCAAGGCTTATTCTCGTAGCCATGCCTCCGGCATTTGGCAATTTATTCCATCCACTGGCAAGAACTACGGCTTAAAACAGAACTGGTGGCATGATGACAGGCGGGATATTGTCGCAGCCACGCGCGCCGCGCTGGATTATTTACAGAACCTCTATAGCATGTTTGGCGATTGGGAACTTGCGCTGGCTTCATACAACTGGGGCGAAGGCGCAGTGGGGCGCTCACTCATGAAAAACCGCGACAATGGGTTGCCGATGGATTTCCGGAATATCAAATTGCCACCCGAAACCCAGAGCTATGTGCCTCGATTGATCGCCATAAAAAATATCATCTCCAATCCGGCAATCTTTGGTATCGAGCTTGAATCTGTGCCTAACCAGCCTTATTTCGAGGAAGTCCCGGCAACTCGCCATATGGATGTAAAACTTGCGGCAAACCTTGCGGATATTTCCGTGGACGAGTTTAACGCGCTTAATCCCGCCCACAACCGCCCCGTCATAAATGTCGATGGATCGCGCATCCTGCTGCTGCCGGTAGATAAAGTAGACATTTTTACTGAGAATCTGAGGAATCATGACAAACCCCTGGTGTCGTGGCAAGCCTACCAGGCAAAAAAAGGAGAAACCGCCGAGAAAATCTCAGTGCGGTACGGCATTAGTGTACAGCGGCTGAAAGAAATCAATGACATAAACGGACACAGCAGGATAATGCCGGGGCAGACGTTGCTGGTACCGTTTAACGGTCGCGCTGATGGTGCGGATATTTCAATCATGAACAACAAACCTGTTGCACCAAGAATCTTCGAACGCGATTTCGTCTATACCGTCAAAAAAGGTGATGCGCTATTCGGTATCGCCCAGCGTTACGGTGTTACTGTGGCACAAATAAAGGCATGGAATGACGGTACCGAACGGCTCCTGATCGGCCAGAAACTCGTGCTCAAGCATACCCCGTTTGACAGAACACCCCTTCGCTCGTCAGAGAAAAGCGCCCTCCCCGCAAAAAAGAGTATGTGA
- the smc gene encoding chromosome segregation protein SMC, with translation MRLSHIKLAGFKSFVDPTEIPVPGDLVGVVGPNGCGKSNVIDAVRWVLGESRASALRGESMQDVIFNGSANRKPVGRASVELMFDNHLGKAAGQWSSYAEICIKRVLQRDGESTYHINNIHVRRRDIADIFLGTGIGGRGYAIIEQGMISRIIEAKPEELRIFLEEAAGISKYRERRRETESRLADTRENLLRMSDICQELQKQLLHLEEQAGIACQFKDMTARLHTAQNLLWQARKQEAAMQRTAVEKESQFLQTALEFETANLREAEKRLEAKRAQHYAIGDSLHEAQGELYAANAEVARIEQQIRHLRENHQRMEQQITMVRGQLEHHEKQVEDAGDSLNHWHGELERAHLAREAGKQKAETENEKLPQADSAFRLCQGKLAETQRNLLLAEQAGQLEESHRVYAEKTFQQLEARRTKLMSERDTLLQPNVEELSHLHRETEDTATGLKQKQEVLAQTESLLLAANEAQRELARKAQVLEQQITQTEARFNALQRLQHRLEGSQGLNAWLVKHQLDAAPRLWQSLQIEKGWEDALEAVLRERLNSARLEQLEAAHDWVGDSPPGKWALFECARLPVQGEYANDMAEGREGWMSLHRYLTCDNAGIKPVLDEWLSGIFVIEGVRDGLLQRAKLSPGEMLVTREGHIFTRHSLTYYAPDSQLHGVLARQREMAQIKIETDALSARLSVEGSALEAAQEDCRELESSVSRLRYDAGQLQQEHHNAQMQALKLTQLAERANQRRSQIDTELAEIGQQAVAETARMQDAETKLAEYRVQIGVLREQEQKEKLASEAAEQFLHAQRQLAQNAVKEVQEAAFHEKTCQNKIAEVENSVQLINENAVELRDNLEKLLNDQSGFDESPLNDHLQEWLSLREQRERKLAAVRNALESASGDLRGIEQERMTSEQKLHPLRESINNARLKEQEARITENQFSAQLKEAGADEEELIRVLGKTRPSSLQAEINRLNIEITALGAVNLGALEELQSAQARKTYLDSQSQDLKEAVETLENAIRRIDRETRERLLETVDKVNGHLNELFPTIFGGGQAKLILKGEEILDSGVQIFAQPPGKKNSSIHLLSGGEKALTALALVFSLFQLNPAPFCLLDEVDAPLDDSNTERFCNLVKRMSRHTQFVFISHNKITMEMAQQLIGVTMQEQGVSRVVAVEIEEAVRLNDVAMAT, from the coding sequence TTGCGTCTCTCTCATATCAAACTCGCAGGTTTCAAGTCCTTTGTTGATCCCACAGAAATTCCTGTTCCCGGTGATCTGGTCGGGGTTGTGGGCCCCAATGGGTGCGGCAAATCCAATGTAATCGACGCGGTGCGCTGGGTTCTGGGCGAATCGCGGGCATCCGCGTTACGCGGCGAATCCATGCAGGACGTTATTTTCAACGGTTCCGCCAATCGTAAACCGGTGGGCCGCGCAAGCGTGGAGCTGATGTTTGACAATCATCTCGGTAAGGCGGCGGGGCAGTGGTCGAGCTATGCGGAGATTTGCATCAAGCGGGTGCTACAGCGGGATGGCGAATCGACTTACCACATCAATAATATTCATGTACGCCGCCGCGACATTGCCGATATCTTTCTCGGCACCGGCATAGGCGGCCGTGGTTACGCCATAATCGAGCAGGGCATGATCTCTCGTATTATTGAGGCAAAGCCCGAGGAGTTGCGTATATTTCTTGAGGAGGCGGCAGGGATATCAAAATACCGCGAGCGTCGCCGCGAAACGGAGTCGCGTCTGGCAGATACGCGTGAAAACCTTTTGCGGATGAGCGATATTTGCCAGGAACTGCAAAAACAGTTGCTGCATCTGGAAGAGCAGGCCGGGATTGCCTGTCAGTTCAAAGATATGACAGCCCGGCTACACACGGCGCAGAACCTTTTGTGGCAAGCCCGCAAACAGGAAGCTGCCATGCAGCGTACCGCCGTGGAAAAAGAGTCCCAGTTTCTGCAAACAGCTCTCGAATTCGAAACCGCGAACCTGCGTGAAGCGGAAAAGCGCCTGGAAGCTAAGCGCGCTCAACATTATGCCATCGGTGACAGCCTGCATGAGGCTCAGGGCGAGCTTTACGCCGCCAACGCGGAAGTCGCGCGTATCGAACAGCAGATACGGCACCTGCGCGAAAATCATCAGCGTATGGAACAACAAATCACCATGGTCAGGGGTCAGCTTGAACACCATGAAAAACAGGTGGAGGATGCGGGTGACAGCTTGAATCACTGGCATGGAGAGCTTGAACGCGCGCACCTGGCTCGCGAGGCCGGTAAGCAAAAAGCCGAGACGGAAAATGAGAAACTGCCGCAGGCGGATTCCGCTTTTCGCTTGTGCCAGGGAAAACTGGCTGAAACTCAGCGCAACCTGCTCCTGGCTGAGCAGGCTGGGCAATTGGAAGAAAGCCATCGTGTTTATGCCGAAAAAACCTTTCAGCAGCTTGAAGCGCGCCGCACAAAATTAATGTCGGAGCGAGATACCCTGCTCCAGCCAAATGTTGAAGAGTTATCCCATTTGCACAGGGAGACGGAAGACACCGCAACCGGCTTGAAACAGAAACAAGAAGTGCTTGCGCAAACCGAGAGCCTGTTGCTGGCCGCGAATGAGGCCCAACGTGAATTGGCGCGGAAAGCGCAGGTGCTGGAGCAACAGATTACCCAGACGGAAGCCCGGTTCAATGCCTTGCAGCGCTTGCAGCATCGGCTCGAAGGCAGCCAGGGGTTAAATGCATGGCTTGTCAAGCATCAACTGGATGCGGCACCGCGTTTATGGCAAAGCCTCCAGATCGAGAAAGGGTGGGAAGATGCGCTTGAAGCGGTACTGCGGGAGCGTCTTAACAGTGCGCGGCTGGAACAATTGGAAGCGGCGCATGACTGGGTAGGTGATTCGCCTCCCGGAAAATGGGCGTTGTTTGAATGCGCAAGATTGCCGGTACAGGGCGAGTACGCAAATGATATGGCGGAGGGCAGGGAAGGCTGGATGTCGTTACATCGCTACCTGACTTGCGACAACGCGGGAATAAAACCTGTGCTGGATGAATGGTTGAGCGGGATATTTGTGATAGAAGGGGTGCGGGACGGTCTTTTGCAGCGAGCGAAACTTTCTCCTGGTGAAATGCTGGTTACACGTGAAGGCCATATTTTTACGCGTCACAGCCTTACTTATTATGCGCCGGATTCACAATTGCATGGGGTGCTGGCGCGGCAACGGGAGATGGCCCAGATTAAAATCGAAACGGACGCGCTGAGCGCCCGCCTCTCGGTCGAAGGCTCTGCCCTGGAGGCGGCGCAAGAAGATTGCCGCGAACTGGAATCCTCCGTATCGCGTTTACGTTATGACGCCGGACAACTCCAGCAAGAGCACCATAATGCGCAAATGCAAGCATTGAAGCTCACTCAGTTGGCTGAGCGCGCCAACCAGCGCCGGAGTCAGATCGATACAGAGTTGGCGGAAATCGGTCAACAGGCGGTCGCGGAAACCGCCCGGATGCAGGATGCCGAAACAAAACTGGCGGAATATCGAGTCCAGATTGGAGTTTTGCGGGAACAGGAGCAAAAGGAAAAGCTGGCGAGTGAAGCGGCAGAACAGTTTCTGCACGCTCAGCGTCAGCTCGCGCAGAATGCGGTGAAGGAGGTGCAGGAAGCTGCGTTTCATGAAAAAACCTGTCAGAATAAAATTGCCGAGGTGGAGAATTCCGTCCAACTCATCAACGAGAATGCCGTTGAACTCAGAGACAATCTGGAAAAATTGCTGAATGATCAAAGCGGTTTTGATGAAAGTCCGCTGAATGATCACCTTCAGGAATGGTTATCATTGCGAGAACAACGGGAACGGAAGCTGGCGGCGGTTCGCAATGCCCTGGAAAGCGCGTCCGGTGATTTGCGCGGAATAGAGCAGGAGCGCATGACTTCCGAGCAAAAGTTGCACCCGTTGCGGGAATCCATTAACAACGCTCGCCTCAAGGAACAGGAAGCAAGGATTACCGAAAATCAGTTTAGCGCGCAGTTAAAAGAGGCGGGGGCGGACGAGGAGGAATTGATACGGGTGCTCGGGAAAACGCGGCCTTCCTCCTTGCAGGCCGAGATTAACCGCCTCAATATCGAGATAACTGCCTTAGGCGCGGTTAATCTCGGCGCACTGGAGGAATTGCAATCTGCCCAGGCACGTAAAACCTATCTCGATTCGCAATCTCAGGATCTAAAAGAAGCAGTGGAGACTCTGGAAAATGCAATTCGACGGATTGACCGTGAAACCCGTGAACGTCTGCTGGAGACCGTCGACAAGGTGAATGGTCACCTGAATGAATTGTTCCCCACCATATTCGGCGGCGGACAGGCGAAGCTGATATTGAAGGGCGAGGAGATTCTTGACTCGGGTGTACAGATCTTTGCGCAGCCGCCGGGCAAGAAGAACAGCTCCATTCATTTGCTGTCTGGCGGTGAAAAAGCCCTGACCGCGCTGGCGCTCGTGTTCTCACTGTTCCAGTTGAATCCGGCTCCATTCTGTTTGCTGGATGAGGTGGATGCGCCGCTCGACGACAGTAATACTGAACGTTTCTGCAATCTCGTGAAGAGAATGTCGCGTCACACCCAGTTTGTGTTCATCAGCCACAATAAAATCACGATGGAGATGGCGCAACAATTGATAGGTGTCACCATGCAGGAACAGGGCGTCTCGCGCGTGGTTGCGGTAGAGATCGAAGAAGCCGTCAGACTGAACGATGTAGCCATGGCGACCTGA
- a CDS encoding hypoxanthine-guanine phosphoribosyltransferase has translation MLSSEEATRILGAAEQIYSAADVSRTVRRMAADITMQLSGKYPLVLSVMGGAVVFTGQLLPLLEFPLNFDYLHVSRYDNEIRGGKISWKVTPHENVRDRVVLVLDDVLDEGITLAAIRDWIMSHDAAAFYSAVFAEKDLDKPKPINADFVGVVLPNRYAFGFGMDIHGAWRNLPAIYALKD, from the coding sequence ATGTTATCTTCCGAAGAAGCCACGAGAATACTCGGCGCAGCGGAGCAGATATATTCCGCTGCCGACGTATCACGGACCGTCCGGCGCATGGCAGCGGATATCACTATGCAGCTGTCGGGAAAATATCCATTGGTGTTAAGTGTAATGGGGGGTGCGGTGGTATTTACTGGACAACTGTTGCCGCTCCTGGAATTTCCGCTTAATTTCGATTATCTGCACGTCAGCCGCTATGATAATGAAATCCGGGGTGGCAAAATCAGCTGGAAGGTGACTCCTCATGAAAATGTGCGAGATAGAGTGGTGCTGGTTCTGGATGACGTTCTCGATGAAGGAATTACGCTTGCGGCGATCCGCGACTGGATCATGAGTCATGATGCGGCAGCATTTTACAGCGCGGTTTTTGCCGAGAAGGATCTCGACAAACCCAAGCCGATCAATGCGGATTTTGTGGGGGTCGTATTGCCAAATCGCTATGCATTTGGTTTTGGAATGGATATCCACGGCGCATGGAGAAATTTGCCGGCGATTTATGCATTGAAGGATTGA
- the queF gene encoding preQ(1) synthase, translated as MPSRPTKELEIFPNPTPARDYHIHMEIPEFTCLCPKTGQPDFATLILDYIPDKRCIELKSLKLYIWSYRNENAFHEAVTNRIVDDLTAALKPRYLRLTAKFFVRGGIFTNIIVEHRKSGWKPLPLVELGKFEGQSTTRG; from the coding sequence ATGCCCAGTCGTCCCACAAAAGAACTGGAAATCTTCCCCAACCCCACACCGGCGCGAGATTACCATATTCACATGGAAATTCCGGAGTTTACCTGCCTCTGTCCAAAGACCGGGCAACCGGATTTCGCCACCCTGATCCTCGACTACATTCCGGACAAAAGATGCATCGAGCTTAAGAGCCTTAAGCTTTATATCTGGTCTTATCGTAACGAGAACGCATTCCATGAGGCTGTTACGAACCGTATTGTCGATGACCTGACCGCCGCGTTAAAACCAAGATATCTGCGTCTCACCGCCAAATTTTTTGTACGTGGCGGCATCTTCACCAATATCATCGTGGAACACCGCAAATCAGGATGGAAACCTTTACCGTTAGTAGAGCTGGGTAAGTTTGAGGGTCAGTCTACAACACGCGGATAA
- the ligA gene encoding NAD-dependent DNA ligase LigA — MNIPDHIRHQAHNLRNTIELHNYQYYALDAPVIPDAEYDRLFRELQELEQRYPQLITPDSPTQRIGAAPLKEFPKIVHRTPMLSLNNAFEAAEVDAFDRRVRQTLGVDSVEYMVEPKFDGLAVSLRYENGIFTTGATRGDGYIGEDVTLNLRTVKSIPLHLHGGLSSGSPPALLEVRGEVLMLKADFEKLNQQQREKNEREFINPRNAAAGSLRQLDPGMTANRRLTFLAYGIGADPDGNVPHDKQSRIMDYLASLRFPVAREGSVVNGVAALMEYHREIEGMRECLPYDIDGTVYKVNDLAQQEKLGFVSRAPRFAVAHKFPAQEAITEVLGINVQVGRTGTLTPVARLKPVFVGGVTVTNATLHNEDEIRRKDVMIGDSVIVRRAGDVIPEVVAVQKEKRSGHVKSFVMPGHCPVCGAKAVRLPGEAVTRCTGGLFCPAQRKQAILHYASRRAMNIDGLGEKLVEQLVDNAIIRTPADLYRLGIAALAALERMAEKSAGNIINAIEKSKHTTLARFIYSLGIRNVGETTAKDLTRYFGNLDRLMAADREVLQQVPDVGPVVAESIADFFAERHNLEVIEQLRAGGVRWEEGSGMQQAEAGSGVSLGKLGGKTFVLTGTLPNLSREDAKEKIEALGGKVSGSVSRKTDYIVAGADPGSKYDKAVELRITILDETGLLQLMQDSQTDGRSISENP; from the coding sequence ATGAACATTCCTGATCACATCAGGCATCAGGCACATAACCTGCGCAATACAATCGAACTGCATAACTATCAGTATTACGCACTGGATGCGCCAGTTATTCCGGATGCTGAATACGACCGCCTGTTTCGAGAGTTGCAGGAACTTGAACAACGCTATCCCCAGCTCATTACACCGGATTCTCCTACGCAGCGCATAGGTGCTGCGCCGCTCAAGGAATTTCCGAAAATTGTTCATCGTACACCCATGCTCTCGCTCAATAATGCGTTTGAGGCGGCGGAGGTGGACGCATTCGACCGGCGTGTGCGTCAGACCCTTGGGGTGGACAGCGTGGAATACATGGTGGAGCCAAAATTTGATGGGCTTGCCGTTAGCCTTCGGTACGAGAATGGGATATTTACCACCGGCGCAACCCGTGGCGATGGATACATCGGCGAAGACGTCACTTTGAATTTGCGTACCGTCAAATCCATTCCCTTGCATCTGCATGGCGGCTTGAGTAGTGGCTCCCCACCTGCCCTGCTTGAGGTGCGGGGCGAAGTGTTGATGCTGAAAGCCGATTTCGAGAAACTTAACCAGCAACAGCGTGAAAAAAATGAGAGAGAGTTCATCAATCCTCGCAATGCCGCGGCCGGTTCGCTGCGGCAGCTTGATCCCGGTATGACCGCTAATCGCAGGCTTACGTTCCTTGCGTACGGCATTGGCGCGGATCCCGATGGAAATGTGCCGCATGATAAACAAAGCCGCATAATGGATTATCTGGCGTCGCTACGTTTTCCGGTGGCTCGTGAGGGTAGCGTGGTGAATGGGGTGGCGGCATTGATGGAATATCACCGTGAAATAGAAGGGATGCGTGAATGCCTGCCTTACGACATAGATGGCACCGTATATAAGGTGAATGATCTGGCTCAGCAGGAAAAGCTCGGGTTTGTTTCCCGAGCTCCCCGATTTGCCGTGGCGCACAAATTTCCGGCGCAGGAAGCGATAACCGAAGTGCTGGGAATCAATGTCCAGGTGGGTAGAACCGGCACATTGACCCCGGTTGCGCGACTGAAGCCGGTATTTGTGGGGGGTGTCACCGTCACTAACGCGACACTGCACAACGAGGATGAAATCAGGCGCAAGGATGTGATGATCGGCGATAGCGTGATTGTGCGACGGGCGGGTGATGTGATTCCTGAAGTGGTGGCTGTACAGAAGGAGAAGCGATCGGGGCATGTCAAATCGTTTGTCATGCCCGGTCACTGTCCGGTTTGCGGTGCCAAAGCAGTACGCTTGCCGGGAGAAGCAGTGACGCGCTGTACCGGTGGACTGTTTTGTCCAGCGCAGCGAAAACAGGCGATCCTGCATTATGCATCGCGTCGTGCCATGAATATTGATGGCCTGGGAGAGAAGCTGGTGGAGCAACTGGTGGATAACGCCATTATCAGAACGCCCGCGGATCTTTATAGACTGGGCATTGCCGCGCTTGCAGCCCTGGAGCGCATGGCGGAGAAATCGGCGGGTAACATAATAAACGCTATCGAGAAAAGCAAGCATACTACGCTGGCCAGGTTTATTTATTCACTCGGTATCCGCAACGTTGGCGAGACCACGGCCAAAGACCTGACCCGGTATTTTGGAAACCTCGATCGATTAATGGCGGCGGATAGGGAAGTCTTGCAGCAAGTCCCGGATGTCGGTCCGGTGGTAGCCGAGAGCATTGCCGATTTTTTTGCCGAGCGACACAATCTCGAAGTCATCGAGCAATTGCGTGCCGGGGGTGTACGGTGGGAAGAAGGCTCGGGCATGCAGCAGGCGGAGGCGGGCTCCGGTGTCAGCCTGGGCAAGCTCGGAGGCAAAACTTTCGTATTGACGGGAACCTTGCCTAATCTTTCCCGGGAAGATGCCAAGGAAAAGATTGAAGCATTGGGTGGGAAAGTCTCGGGGAGTGTTTCGAGAAAAACCGATTATATAGTGGCCGGTGCTGATCCTGGCAGCAAGTATGACAAGGCGGTCGAGCTGCGGATAACCATCCTCGACGAAACAGGGCTGTTACAATTAATGCAGGATTCACAGACTGACGGACGTTCAATTTCTGAAAACCCTTAA
- a CDS encoding PEP-CTERM sorting domain-containing protein, with product MGTVPEPATLALLGLGLASMYAMRSRRKIPGRANHLDGIHSESV from the coding sequence GTGGGCACCGTTCCGGAACCAGCGACGCTAGCGCTTCTCGGTCTTGGCCTCGCGAGCATGTATGCCATGCGCAGTCGTAGGAAAATACCCGGGCGAGCCAATCATCTTGACGGGATTCATAGCGAAAGCGTCTAA